The Chaetodon trifascialis isolate fChaTrf1 chromosome 16, fChaTrf1.hap1, whole genome shotgun sequence genome includes a region encoding these proteins:
- the LOC139344984 gene encoding odorant receptor 131-2-like → MSNATSSQTNITDGQQYRGLVEVLLFSAPIILPCCVFLFINATMFFTLRSKLLFRETSRYILLYNLLFADTAQMALSQVLYILSACRVMLTYPVCAVLTMLCVLANDVSPLTLVLMSLERYVAVCYPLRHTAIITIRNTEVAIIVVWAISSLNVLIQVLLLLEFLFENLQMKEFCSIENMLLDPVSNNYDKVFTCLLFVSAGVAVICSYIGVMVAARSASTDKASARKARNTLLLHLVQLGLSLSSTVHNSMLIAIYKVLDRKILVRIQIVLYVCIIIFPRCLSSLIYGLRDQTIRPILLYNLCCQRRRSISVSVIPGKAKISTCITS, encoded by the coding sequence ATGTCAAATGCAACTTCATCTCAGACAAACATCACTGATGGACAGCAGTACCGGGGGCTGGTGgaagttttgttgttttctgctccaaTTATATTGCCATGCTGTGTGTTCCTCTTCATTAATGCCACCATGTTTTTCACCTTGAGGAGTAAACTGTTGTTTCGTGAGACCTCTCGTTACATTCTTCTGTATAACCTCCTTTTTGCAGACACTGCACAGATGGCACTGAGTCAGGTACTGTACATACTGTCTGCTTGTAGAGTAATGCTGACATATCCTGTATGTGCTGTTCTCACCATGCTCTGCGTCCTCGCAAATGATGTTTCCCCTCTCACACTGGTGCTGATGTCTCTGGAGAGATATGTGGCTGTGTGCTACCCACTGAGACACACtgccatcatcaccatcagaaacacagaggtGGCTATCATTGTGGTTTGGGCCATCAGTTCATTAAATGTCCTCATTCAAGTTCTTTTACTGTTAGAGTTCCTATTTGAGAACCTGCAGATGAAAGAATTTTGTTCCATAGAAAACATGCTGCTTGACCCAGTTTCTAACAATTATGACAAAGTCTTCActtgtctgctgtttgtatCAGCTGGTGTGGCCGTCATTTGCTCTTATATTGGTGTGATGGTAGCAGCCAGGTCAGCCTCTACAGACAAAGCTTCAGCCCGGAAGGCTCgtaacacactgctgctgcatctggtGCAGCTGGGCCTCAGTCTGTCCTCAACTGTACATAACTCAATGCTTATAGCTATCTACAAGGTCCTAGACAGGAAAATACTCGTACGTATCCagattgtactgtatgtgtgtattattatttttccaagaTGTCTCAGTTCTCTCATCTATGGTCTCAGAGACCAGACCATCAGACCCATCCTCTTGTACAATCTCTGCTGTCAGCGGAGACGCTCAATTTCTGTCTCCGTCATTCCAGGCAAGGCAAAAATCAGCACATGCATCACTTCATAg
- the LOC139344985 gene encoding odorant receptor 131-2-like, which produces MSNGSQSQINVIVELGFLEKMILYTVSTLPCCVFLFINGTMLFTLRRKTVFRETSRYILLYNLLFADTVLLVQAQLMYIMAACRITLTYPVCGVFTMLANLTTVISPLTLVLMSLERYVAVCYPLRHATIITIRKTEVAIVVIWAASSLSILTRVLLLLNFPFEDLQSLQMKRFCGKESMLLNPVSDLYDKFNTCCLFVSAGVAIICSYIGVMVAARSASTDKASARKARNTLLLHLVQLGLSLSSTVHNPVLIAIYKVLDRIIIVRIQIVLYVCIIIFPRCLSSLIYGLRDRTIRPILLYNLCCQRRRSISVSVTPGKAKISTCITS; this is translated from the coding sequence ATGTCAAATGGATCTCAATCTCAGATCAACGTCATTGTTGAATTGGGGTTTCTGGAAAAAATGATACTTTATACTGTGTCTACATTaccatgctgtgtgtttctcttcattAATGGGACCATGTTATTCACCTTGAGGAGGAAAACTGTGTTTCGTGAGACCTCCCGTTACATTCTTCTGTATAACCTCCTTTTTGCAGACACTGTACTGCTGGTACAGGCTCAGTTAATGTACATAATGGCTGCTTGTAGAATAACACTGACTTATCCTGTATGTGGTGTTTTCACCATGCTTGCCAATCTCACCACTGTGATCTCACCTCTCACACTGGTGCTGATGTCTCTGGAGAGATATGTGGCTGTGTGCTACCCACTGAGACACGctaccatcatcaccatcagaaAGACAGAGGTAGCTATCGTTGTGATTTGGGCTGCCAGTTCACTCAGTATCCTCACTCGGGTATTATTGCTGTTAAATTTTCCATTTGAGGACCTGCAGAGTCTGCAGATGAAACGCTTTTGTGGCAAAGAAAGCATGTTGCTTAATCCAGTGTCTGACCTTTATGACAAATTCAACACTTGTTGTCTGTTTGTATCAGCTGGTGTGGCCATCATTTGCTCTTATATTGGTGTGATGGTAGCAGCCAGGTCAGCCTCCACAGACAAAGCTTCAGCCCGTAAGGCTCgtaacacactgctgctgcatctggtGCAGCTGGGCCTCAGTCTGTCCTCAACTGTACATAACCCAGTGCTTATAGCTATCTACAAGGTCCTAGACAGGATAATAATCGTACGTATCCagattgtactgtatgtgtgtattattatttttccaagaTGTCTCAGTTCTCTCATCTATGGTCTCAGAGACCGGACCATCAGACCCATCCTCTTGTACAATCTCTGCTGTCAGCGGAGACGCTCAATTTCTGTCTCCGTCACTCCAGGCAAGGCAAAAATCAGCACATGCATCACTTCATAg
- the LOC139344986 gene encoding odorant receptor 131-2-like yields the protein MALSQVLYILSACRVMLTYPVCAVLTLLCTVTNDVSPLTLVLMSLERYVAVCYPLRHATIITIRNTEVAIVVVWTVSSLNVLIQVLLLLDFLFENLQMKEFCSIENMLLGPVSNNYDKVYTFCLFVSAGVAVTSSYIGVMVAARSASTDKASARKARNTLLLHLVQLGLSLSSTIYSPLAFAITKLFDTITILRIQSILYVCVILLPRCLSAFIYGVRDQNIRPILIGHLCCQYKLSVVLTAKVSV from the coding sequence ATGGCACTGAGTCAGGTACTGTACATACTGTCTGCTTGTAGAGTAATGCTGACATATCCTGTATGTGCTGTTCTCACCCTGCTCTGCACTGTCACAAATGATGTTTCCCCTCTCACACTGGTGCTGATGTCTCTGGAGAGATATGTGGCTGTGTGCTACCCACTGAGACATGctaccatcatcaccatcagaaacacagaggtGGCTATCGTTGTGGTTTGGACCGTCAGTTCATTAAATGTCCTCATTCAAGTTCTTTTACTGTTAGATTTCCTATTTGAGAACCTGCAGATGAAAGAATTTTGTTCCATAGAAAACATGCTGCTTGGCCCAGTTTCTAACAATTATGACAAAGTCTAcactttttgtctgtttgtatcaGCTGGTGTGGCCGTTACTTCTTCATATATTGGTGTGATGGTAGCAGCCAGGTCAGCCTCCACAGACAAAGCTTCAGCCCGTAAGGCTCgtaacacactgctgctgcatctggtGCAGCTGGGCCTCAGTCTGTCTTCAACAATATACAGTCCTCTGGCTTTCGCTATTACAAAACTCTTTGACACAATAACAATTTTGCGTATCCAGAGtattctttatgtgtgtgtaatcctTCTTCCCAGATGTCTGAGCGCTTTCATCTATGGTGTCAGGGACCAGAACATCAGACCCATCCTCATTGGCCATCTATGCTGTCAATATAAACTGTCGGTCGTCTTAACCGCTAAGGTCTCAGTCTAG
- the LOC139344987 gene encoding odorant receptor 131-2-like — MSNVTSSQTNITDGQQYRGLVELLLFSAPITLSCCVFLFINATMFFTLRSKLLFRETSRYILLYNLLFADTAQMALSQVLYILSACRVMLTYPVCAVLTMLCRVTNEVSPLTLVLMSLERYVAVCYPLRHAAIITIRNTEVAIIVVWAVSSLNVLIQVLLLLDFLFENLQMKEFCSIENMLLDPVSNNYDKVYTCCLFVSAGVAVTSSYIGVMVAARSASTDKASARKAHNTLLLHLVQLGLSLSSTIYSPLAFAVTKLVDRIIILRIQSILYVCVILLPRCLSALIYGIRDQNIRPILIGHLCCRYKLSVVLTAKVSV, encoded by the coding sequence ATGTCGAATGTAACTTCATCTCAGACAAACATCACTGATGGACAGCAGTACCGGGGGCTGGTGgaacttttattgttttctgctCCAATTACATTGTCATGCTGTGTGTTCCTCTTTATTAATGCCACCATGTTTTTCACCTTGAGGAGTAAACTGTTGTTTCGTGAGACCTCTCGTTACATTCTTCTGTATAACCTCCTTTTTGCAGACACTGCACAGATGGCACTGAGTCAGGTACTGTACATACTGTCTGCTTGTAGAGTAATGCTGACATATCCTGTATGTGCTGTTCTCACCATGCTCTGCAGAGTCACAAATGAGGTTTCCCCTCTCACATTGGTGCTAATGTCTCTGGAGAGATATGTGGCTGTTTGCTACCCACTGAGACACGCtgccatcatcaccatcagaaacacagaggtGGCTATCATTGTGGTTTGGGCAGTCAGTTCATTAAATGTCCTCATTCAAGTTCTTTTACTGTTGGATTTCCTATTTGAGAATCTGCAGATGAAAGAATTTTGTTCCATAGAAAACATGCTGCTTGACCCAGTTTCCAACAATTATGACAAAGTCTACACTTGTTGTCTGTTTGTATCAGCTGGTGTGGCCGTCACTTCTTCATATATTGGTGTGATGGTAGCAGCCAGGTCAGCCTCCACAGACAAAGCTTCAGCCCGGAAGGCTcataacacactgctgctgcatctggtGCAGCTGGGCCTCAGTCTGTCTTCGACAATATACAGTCCTCTGGCTTTCGCTGTCACCAAACTTGTTGACAGAATAATAATTTTGCGTATCCAGAGTattctctatgtgtgtgtaatccTTCTTCCCAGATGTCTGAGCGCTCTCATCTATGGCATCAGAGACCAGAACATCAGACCCATCCTCATTGGCCATCTATGCTGTCGATATAAACTGTCAGTCGTCTTAACCGCTAAGGTCTCAGTCTAG
- the LOC139344988 gene encoding odorant receptor 131-2-like: MSNATSSQTNITDGQQYRGLVELLLFSAPITLSCCVFLFINATMFFTLRSKLVFHETSRYILLYNLLFADTAQMALSQVLYILSACRVMLTYPVCAVLTMLCVLAKDVSPLTLVLMSLERYVAVCYPLRHTAIITIRNTEVAIVVVWAVSSLNVLIQVLLLLEFLFENLQMKELCSIENMLLGPVSNNYDKVYTFCLFVSAGVVVTSSYIGVMEAARSASTDKASARKAHNTLLLHLVQLGLSLSSTIYSPLIFTLTKLVDRKTILRIHSILYVCVILLPRCLSTLIYGIRDQNIRPILIGHLCCRYKLSVVLTAKVSV; encoded by the coding sequence ATGTCAAATGCAACTTCATCGCAGACAAACATCACTGATGGACAGCAGTACCGTGGGCTGGTGgaacttttattgttttctgctCCAATTACATTGTCATGCTGTGTGTTCCTTTTCATTAATGCCACCATGTTTTTCACCTTGAGGAGTAAACTGGTGTTTCATGAGACCTCTCGTTACATTCTTCTGTATAACCTCCTTTTTGCAGACACTGCACAGATGGCACTGAGTCAGGTACTGTACATACTGTCTGCTTGTAGAGTAATGCTGACATATCCTGTATGTGCTGTTCTCACCATGCTCTGCGTCCTCGCAAAAGATGTTTCCCCTCTCACACTGGTGCTGATGTCTCTGGAGAGATATGTGGCTGTTTGCTACCCACTGAGACACACtgccatcatcaccatcagaaacacagaggtGGCTATCGTTGTGGTTTGGGCTGTCAGTTCATTAAATGTCCTCATTCAAGTTCTTTTACTGTTAGAGTTCCTATTTGAGAATCTGCAGATGAAAGAATTGTGTTCCATAGAAAACATGCTGCTTGGCCCAGTTTCCAACAATTATGACAAAGTCTAcactttttgtctgtttgtatcaGCTGGTGTGGTCGTTACTTCTTCATATATTGGTGTGATGGAAGCAGCCAGGTCAGCCTCCACAGACAAAGCTTCAGCCCGTAAGGCTcataacacactgctgctgcatctggtGCAGCTGGGCCTCAGTCTGTCTTCAACAATATACAGTCCTCTCATTTTCACTCTCACCAAACttgttgacagaaaaacaattttGCGCATCCACAGCattctctatgtgtgtgtaatccTTCTTCCCAGATGTCTGAGCACTCTCATCTATGGCATTAGAGACCAGAACATCAGACCCATCCTCATTGGCCATCTATGCTGTCGATATAAACTGTCAGTCGTCTTAACCGCTAAGGTCTCAGTCTAG
- the LOC139344989 gene encoding odorant receptor 131-2-like gives MPNVTSSQTNITDGQQFHGLVELLLFSAPITLSCCVFLFINATMFFTLRGKLLFRETSRYILLYNLLFADTAQMALSQVLYILAACRVMLTYPVCAVLTLLCTVTNDVSPLTLVLMSLERYVAVCYPLRHTTIITIRNTDVAIIVVWAVSSLNVLIQVLLLLDFLFENLQMKELCSIENMLLGPVSNNYDKVYTCCLFVSAGVVVTSSYIGVMVAARSASTDKASARKAHNTLLLHLVQLGLSLSSTIYSPLIFTLTKLVDRKTILRIHSILYVCVILLPRCLSTLIYGIRDQNIRPILIGHLCCRYKLSVVLTAKVSV, from the coding sequence ATGCCAAATGTAACTTCATCTCAGACAAACATCACTGATGGACAGCAGTTCCATGGGCTGGTGgaacttttattgttttctgctCCAATTACATTGTCATGCTGTGTGTTCCTCTTTATTAATGCCACCATGTTTTTCACCTTGAGGGGTAAACTGTTGTTTCGTGAGACCTCTCGTTACATTCTTCTGTATAACCTCCTTTTTGCAGACACTGCACAGATGGCACTGAGTCAGGTACTGTACATACTGGCTGCTTGTAGAGTAATGCTGACATATCCTGTATGTGCTGTTCTCACCCTGCTCTGTACTGTCACAAATGATGTTTCCCCTCTCACACTGGTGCTGATGTCTCTGGAGAGATATGTGGCTGTTTGCTACCCACTGAGACACActaccatcatcaccatcagaaACACAGACGTGGCTATCATTGTGGTTTGGGCTGTCAGTTCATTAAATGTCCTCATTCAAGTTCTTTTACTGTTAGATTTCCTATTTGAGAACCTGCAGATGAAAGAATTGTGTTCCATAGAAAACATGCTGCTTGGCCCAGTTTCCAACAATTATGACAAAGTCTACACTTGTTGTCTGTTTGTATCAGCTGGTGTGGTCGTTACTTCTTCATATATTGGTGTGATGGTAGCAGCCAGGTCAGCCTCCACAGACAAAGCTTCAGCCCGTAAGGCTcataacacactgctgctgcatctggtGCAGCTGGGCCTCAGTCTGTCTTCAACAATATACAGTCCTCTCATTTTCACTCTCACCAAACttgttgacagaaaaacaattttGCGCATCCACAGCattctctatgtgtgtgtaatccTTCTTCCCAGATGTCTGAGCACTCTCATCTATGGCATTAGAGACCAGAACATCAGACCCATCCTCATTGGCCATCTATGCTGTCGATATAAACTGTCAGTCGTCTTAACCGCTAAGGTTTCAGTCTAG
- the LOC139344991 gene encoding odorant receptor 131-2-like — protein MSNATSSQTNITDGQQYRGLVELLLFSAPITLSCCVFLFINATMFFTLRSKLLFRETSRYILLYNLLFADTAQMALSQVLYILAACRVMLTYPVCAVLTLLCTVTNDVSPLTLVLMSLERYVAVCYPLRHTTIITIRNTEVAIVVVWAVSSLNVLIQVLLLLDFLFENLQMKEFCSIENMLLGPVSNNYDKVYTCCLFVSAGVAVISSYIGVMEAARSASTDKASARKAHNTLLLHLVQLGLSLSSTIYSPLAFAITKLLDTITILRIHSILYVCVILLPRCLSTLIYGIRDQNIRPILIGHLCCRYKLSVVLTAKVSV, from the coding sequence ATGTCAAATGCAACTTCATCTCAGACAAACATCACTGATGGACAGCAGTACCGGGGGCTGGTGgaacttttattgttttctgctCCAATTACATTGTCATGCTGTGTGTTCCTCTTTATTAATGCCACCATGTTTTTCACCTTGAGGAGTAAACTGTTGTTTCGTGAGACCTCTCGTTACATTCTTCTGTATAACCTCCTTTTTGCAGACACTGCACAGATGGCACTGAGTCAGGTACTGTACATACTGGCTGCTTGTAGAGTAATGCTGACATATCCTGTATGTGCTGTTCTCACCCTGCTCTGTACTGTCACAAATGATGTTTCTCCTCTCACACTGGTGCTGATGTCTCTGGAGAGATATGTGGCTGTGTGCTACCCACTGAGACACActaccatcatcaccatcagaaacacagaggtGGCTATCGTTGTGGTTTGGGCCGTCAGTTCATTAAATGTCCTCATTCAAGTTCTTTTACTGTTGGATTTCCTATTTGAGAACCTGCAGATGAAAGAATTTTGTTCCATAGAAAACATGCTGCTTGGCCCAGTTTCCAACAATTATGACAAAGTCTACACTTGTTGTCTGTTTGTATCAGCTGGTGTGGCCGTTATTTCTTCATATATTGGTGTGATGGAAGCAGCCAGGTCAGCCTCCACAGACAAAGCTTCAGCCCGTAAGGCTcataacacactgctgctgcatctggtGCAGCTGGGCCTCAGTCTGTCTTCGACAATATACAGTCCTCTGGCTTTCGCTATCACAAAACTTCTTGACACAATAACAATTTTGCGCATCCACAGtattctttatgtgtgtgtaatcctTCTTCCCAGATGTCTGAGCACTCTCATCTATGGCATTAGAGACCAGAACATCAGACCCATCCTCATTGGCCATCTATGCTGTCGATATAAACTGTCAGTCGTCTTAACCGCTAAGGTCTCAGTCTAG
- the LOC139344992 gene encoding odorant receptor 131-2-like, with the protein MSNVTSSQTNITDGQQFRGLVELLLFSAPITLSCCVFLFINCTMFFTLRSKLLFRETSRYILLYNLLFADTAQMALSQVLYILSACRVMLTYPVCAVLTMLCVLAKDVSPLTLVLMSLERYVAVCYPLRHTAIITIRNTEVAIVVVWAVSSLNVLIQVLLLLEFLELENLQMKELCSIENMLLGPVYKDYDQVYTFCLFVSAGVAVTSSYIGVMVAARSASTDKASARKARNTLLLHLVQLGLSLSSTIYSPLVFSLTKLVDRKTILRIQSILYVCVILLPRCLSTLIYGIRDQNIRPILIGHLCCRYKLSVVLTAKVSV; encoded by the coding sequence ATGTCAAATGTAACTTCATCTCAGACAAACATCACTGATGGACAGCAGTTCCGGGGGCTGGTGgaacttttattgttttctgctCCAATTACATTGTCATGCTGTGTGTTCCTCTTCATTAATTGCACCATGTTTTTCACCTTGAGGAGTAAACTGTTGTTTCGTGAGACCTCTCGTTACATTCTTCTGTATAACCTCCTTTTTGCAGACACTGCACAGATGGCACTGAGTCAGGTACTGTACATACTGTCTGCTTGTAGAGTAATGCTGACATATCCTGTATGTGCTGTTCTCACCATGCTCTGCGTCCTCGCAAAAGATGTTTCCCCTCTCACATTGGTGCTGATGTCTCTGGAGAGATATGTGGCTGTGTGCTACCCACTGAGACACACtgccatcatcaccatcagaaacacagaggtGGCTATCGTTGTGGTTTGGGCCGTCAGTTCATTAAATGTCCTCATTCAAGTTCTTTTACTGTTAGAGTTCCTTGAACTTGAGAACCTGCAGATGAAAGAATTGTGTTCGATAGAAAACATGCTGCTTGGCCCAGTTTATAAAGATTATGACCAAGTCTAcactttttgtctgtttgtatcaGCTGGTGTGGCCGTCACTTCTTCATATATTGGTGTGATGGTAGCAGCCAGGTCAGCCTCCACAGACAAAGCTTCAGCCCGTAAGGCTCgtaacacactgctgctgcatctggtGCAGCTGGGCCTCAGTCTGTCTTCAACTATATACAGTCCTCTCGTTTTCAGTCTCACCAAACTTGTTGACAGAAAAACCATTTTGCGCATCCAGAGtattctttatgtgtgtgtaatcctTCTTCCCAGATGTCTGAGCACTCTCATCTATGGCATTAGAGACCAGAACATTAGACCCATCCTCATTGGCCATCTATGCTGTCGATATAAACTGTCAGTCGTCTTAACTGCTAAGGTCTCAGTCTAG